The proteins below come from a single Kitasatospora sp. NBC_00315 genomic window:
- a CDS encoding YajQ family cyclic di-GMP-binding protein — translation MADSSFDIVSKVEWQEVDNAINQTSREIATRFDFKNVGGEVKRSGEKIEMKANGEERVKAILDLLKDKFIKRGLSLKALDAADPQLSGKEYKIFADVKEGISQDDAKKVAKIIRDEGPKGVKAQVQGDELRVSSKSRDDLQTIQALLKGKDLEFAIQFVNYR, via the coding sequence ATGGCCGACTCCAGTTTCGACATCGTCTCGAAGGTCGAGTGGCAGGAGGTCGACAACGCGATCAACCAGACCTCCCGTGAGATCGCCACCCGCTTCGACTTCAAGAACGTCGGCGGCGAGGTCAAGCGGTCGGGCGAGAAGATCGAGATGAAGGCCAACGGCGAGGAGCGCGTCAAGGCGATCCTGGACCTGCTGAAGGACAAGTTCATCAAGCGCGGCCTGTCGCTGAAGGCCCTGGACGCCGCCGACCCGCAGCTGTCCGGCAAGGAGTACAAGATCTTCGCGGACGTGAAGGAGGGCATCTCCCAGGACGATGCCAAGAAGGTCGCGAAGATCATCCGGGACGAGGGCCCCAAGGGCGTCAAGGCCCAGGTCCAGGGCGACGAGCTGCGGGTCAGCTCCAAGAGCCGTGACGACCTGCAGACCATCCAGGCCCTGCTCAAGGGCAAGGACCTGGAATTCGCGATCCAGTTCGTGAACTACCGCTGA
- a CDS encoding ArsR/SmtB family transcription factor: MVEKTGERQVDDVATLKALADPIRLAVMGVLMGRTGEPQTVKELAAALDEPQTKLYRHIKQLEQAGLITVAGTRLVSGIVESRYTAAQDSLRLSRELFAVDSGARADALDTVLAAVDLVRGEFRAGFLDGRIDFGASGDGSDALPSLFSHFALRLEPERLARLKKDVGALIDELAAEGNSLSPDAVEVTMLNLLYGRQPLGRADAEPAAGAGV; encoded by the coding sequence GTGGTCGAGAAAACCGGAGAACGCCAGGTGGACGACGTCGCGACGCTGAAAGCGCTCGCGGATCCGATCCGGCTGGCCGTCATGGGCGTGTTGATGGGGCGCACGGGTGAGCCGCAGACGGTGAAGGAGCTCGCCGCCGCCCTGGACGAGCCGCAGACCAAGCTCTACCGGCACATCAAGCAGCTGGAGCAGGCCGGTCTGATCACCGTTGCCGGCACCCGCCTGGTGTCCGGCATCGTGGAGAGCCGCTACACGGCGGCCCAGGACTCCCTGCGGTTGTCGCGCGAGCTCTTCGCCGTCGACTCCGGCGCGCGAGCCGACGCACTCGACACCGTCCTGGCGGCGGTCGACCTGGTGCGCGGTGAGTTCCGGGCCGGATTCCTCGACGGCCGGATCGACTTCGGCGCGTCCGGCGACGGCTCGGACGCGCTGCCCTCGCTGTTCTCGCACTTCGCCTTGCGGCTGGAACCGGAGCGACTCGCCCGCCTGAAGAAGGACGTGGGCGCGCTGATCGACGAACTGGCGGCCGAGGGCAACAGCCTCTCGCCCGACGCGGTCGAGGTCACGATGCTCAACCTGCTGTACGGCCGGCAGCCCCTCGGCCGGGCGGACGCGGAGCCGGCGGCGGGCGCGGGCGTCTGA
- a CDS encoding superoxide dismutase: MGQYTLPDLAYDYSALERAMTGEILELHHSKHHAAYVKGANDTLEQLAEAREKEQFGGLVGLQKTLAFHLSGHVLHSLFWENLSPDGGDRPDGALADAIDEHLGGFESFRKQLTTATVGVQGSGWGILSWEPLGRRLIVEQVYDHHGNVGQGTTPLLAFDAWEHAYYLQYRNVRPDYVTKLWDVVNWNDVAARLAAARTA; encoded by the coding sequence TCGCCTACGACTACTCCGCCCTTGAGCGGGCGATGACCGGCGAGATCCTCGAACTGCACCACTCCAAGCACCACGCCGCGTACGTCAAGGGCGCGAACGACACCCTTGAGCAGCTTGCCGAGGCCCGCGAGAAGGAGCAGTTCGGCGGCCTGGTCGGCCTTCAGAAGACGCTGGCCTTCCACCTCTCCGGCCACGTACTGCACTCGCTCTTCTGGGAGAACCTCTCCCCCGACGGCGGCGACCGCCCCGACGGCGCCCTCGCCGACGCCATCGACGAGCACCTCGGCGGCTTCGAGTCCTTCAGGAAGCAGCTCACCACCGCCACCGTCGGCGTCCAGGGCTCCGGCTGGGGCATCCTCTCCTGGGAGCCGCTCGGCAGGCGCCTGATCGTCGAGCAGGTCTACGACCACCACGGCAACGTGGGCCAGGGCACCACCCCGCTGCTCGCCTTCGACGCCTGGGAGCACGCGTACTACCTGCAGTACAGGAACGTCCGCCCCGACTACGTCACCAAGCTCTGGGACGTCGTCAACTGGAACGACGTGGCGGCCCGCCTGGCCGCCGCCCGCACCGCCTGA